A DNA window from Blastocatellia bacterium contains the following coding sequences:
- a CDS encoding glycosyltransferase, whose product MKIAFIVECFPRVSETFILDQITGFLDLGHEVVILSFWTPDRAQPVHDDVNRYQLPERTEYLHYTPGPWRGRMQRWLYGARHLPAALMRRARKASPAIPLRLLLGRHLQKVIPLVRHTVDVIYCQFGTTAKEFAFLAPHLDVPWVVAFWGYDVELLPEEKPGVYDDVFTAFDLCCTPSQYLAEKLLRLGCPRERLLIQRIGLKTAHMLESPPKREQSPIKLLSVGRLVPEKGFHLSIEAVCRLRGSFVYRIIGDGPERSKLEELIRQARLTDRVTLVGAQPREQVFRSMAESDIYVCPSLRESYGVANLEASYFRLPVIASRVGGVPEIVHHGVTGWLVPPGDVAALAAHIQQLMDEPQLRYQMGNAGHDRVLSQLNQEQLMKHLEAHFLRLINRPARG is encoded by the coding sequence ATGAAAATTGCCTTCATCGTTGAGTGCTTCCCGCGCGTTTCGGAAACGTTCATCCTCGATCAAATCACCGGCTTTCTGGATCTGGGCCACGAGGTGGTCATTCTTTCTTTCTGGACACCGGACCGCGCTCAACCGGTGCATGACGATGTTAACCGCTATCAACTGCCGGAGCGCACTGAGTATCTTCACTACACGCCGGGACCATGGCGCGGACGCATGCAACGCTGGTTGTATGGCGCGCGCCACCTGCCCGCCGCGCTGATGCGCCGGGCTCGAAAGGCGAGCCCCGCGATCCCACTTCGCCTTCTGCTCGGACGCCACTTACAAAAAGTGATCCCACTGGTTCGACACACCGTAGACGTGATCTATTGCCAGTTCGGCACAACAGCGAAAGAGTTCGCTTTTCTTGCGCCCCATCTGGACGTGCCCTGGGTTGTCGCCTTTTGGGGATACGATGTCGAGTTACTGCCTGAAGAAAAGCCCGGCGTCTACGACGATGTCTTCACCGCATTCGATCTGTGCTGCACGCCGAGTCAGTATCTAGCCGAAAAACTCCTCAGGCTTGGATGCCCGCGTGAGCGACTGCTCATCCAACGCATTGGTTTAAAAACTGCCCACATGCTCGAGTCGCCGCCGAAGCGCGAGCAATCGCCCATCAAATTGCTATCTGTGGGACGCCTTGTCCCTGAGAAAGGATTCCACCTGAGCATTGAGGCGGTCTGCCGACTGCGCGGCTCGTTTGTCTATCGCATCATCGGTGACGGCCCGGAACGAAGCAAACTCGAGGAATTGATTCGTCAAGCCCGACTGACTGATCGCGTCACGCTCGTAGGCGCTCAGCCGCGTGAGCAGGTGTTTCGCAGCATGGCTGAAAGCGACATTTACGTGTGTCCCAGCCTGCGAGAGTCCTATGGCGTCGCCAATCTGGAAGCAAGCTATTTTCGCTTGCCGGTCATCGCTTCGCGGGTTGGCGGCGTGCCCGAAATCGTTCATCACGGCGTCACCGGTTGGCTGGTTCCACCGGGCGACGTGGCGGCCCTAGCCGCGCACATCCAGCAATTGATGGATGAGCCTCAGCTTCGCTACCAGATGGGCAATGCCGGCCACGACCGTGTTTTGTCGCAACTGAATCAGGAGCAACTGATGAAGCATCTGGAAGCTCATTTCTTGCGGTTGATCAACCGCCCCGCGCGAGGTTGA
- a CDS encoding class I SAM-dependent methyltransferase: MVEIKRVRAVDADADLFDQLLFYRCLKAYDFAKPFVAGKRVLEIGCGTGYGLDYFNQSYAHYVGMDIDVELLRGLGGRYLNGASSVSFLAADIAHAPLQAHSFEVILSFQVIEHMNDAVGFLREAARVLRPGGRLLITTPNRAIRLLPFQKPWNPEHVHEYSYRGFRRLLRRVFQDVRLYSICGDAVSFALETQRVKQDAYHVYVRRPLGAVARRLLPPSWQARLRQYRASAITPPPATEPPSKPADMKLSLGNFFIREDYAPHCIDFLAVITC; this comes from the coding sequence ATGGTCGAGATAAAGCGAGTTCGCGCCGTTGACGCTGACGCCGATCTTTTCGATCAGTTGCTCTTCTATCGCTGCTTGAAGGCATACGATTTTGCCAAACCGTTCGTCGCTGGCAAACGCGTGCTGGAAATCGGGTGCGGCACCGGTTACGGACTCGATTACTTCAACCAATCATACGCTCACTATGTCGGCATGGACATTGACGTGGAACTCTTGCGCGGCTTAGGCGGTCGTTACCTGAACGGAGCGTCATCAGTTAGTTTTTTGGCAGCGGACATCGCGCACGCGCCATTGCAGGCGCATTCGTTTGAGGTGATCTTGTCGTTTCAAGTTATCGAACACATGAACGATGCTGTTGGCTTTCTGCGGGAGGCGGCGCGAGTGTTGCGTCCTGGCGGGCGCTTGCTAATCACGACGCCCAATCGGGCCATCCGATTGTTGCCTTTTCAGAAACCTTGGAATCCCGAACACGTTCACGAGTATTCCTATCGCGGGTTCCGCCGGTTGTTGCGCCGGGTCTTTCAGGATGTTCGTCTGTACTCAATCTGCGGCGACGCGGTCAGCTTTGCGCTTGAGACGCAACGAGTCAAGCAGGATGCGTATCACGTCTATGTGCGACGACCGTTGGGCGCAGTAGCCCGTCGGCTTCTGCCACCGTCATGGCAAGCTCGTTTGCGCCAGTATCGAGCCAGCGCCATTACTCCGCCGCCGGCCACTGAACCGCCGTCCAAACCCGCTGACATGAAGTTATCGCTTGGCAACTTTTTCATACGCGAGGATTATGCGCCTCATTGTATTGACTTCCTGGCGGTCATCACATGCTGA
- a CDS encoding lipopolysaccharide biosynthesis protein produces the protein MRRTISNLLGGSQSLRRRLLTGGMWVGLSRLGAATAEFIRSVIFIRFLQPDDFGLMGVVTLVLAGVNVVSETGVNVLIVQRPGDITRYLNTAWTIKFLRGWALALLVFVTAPLVAGFYQNERLIPLLRVISLSFIIGGLDNFGVQLLNRELEFKKPALYGLIVNVLNAVIGLILVLVMRNVWALVMFHLVSSVTTVIMGYRLAPYRPRLAFDATIAKEAFQFGRHIFLSNILIYLVTQGDDAFVGKFLGLTALGYYTRAYFLSNTPATYISHLISSVTLAGYSRLQDDPLRLRSVYMKTLKLVALTTIPLGLGLLLMAEPIVTILFGPRWLPIVPAVQVLCLFGMLRAIVGVNGSLLMAIGRSDTISKIGLIQVVVLATFIYPLASRFGLLGVCWAVVLCAVANLIANIYFLRTCTVNGVKLWSR, from the coding sequence ATGCGGCGAACGATAAGCAACCTCCTGGGCGGGAGCCAGTCGCTACGGCGCCGCCTCCTGACCGGCGGGATGTGGGTTGGTCTGTCACGGCTCGGCGCGGCCACTGCTGAATTCATCCGCAGCGTCATTTTCATCCGTTTCCTGCAGCCCGATGACTTTGGACTGATGGGAGTGGTGACGCTGGTGCTGGCTGGCGTGAATGTCGTCTCCGAAACTGGCGTAAATGTGCTGATCGTCCAGCGACCGGGCGACATTACGCGCTACCTGAACACAGCGTGGACAATCAAATTCCTACGAGGTTGGGCGCTCGCTTTGCTCGTGTTTGTCACCGCTCCGCTGGTTGCCGGCTTCTACCAGAATGAGCGGCTGATTCCATTGCTGCGCGTTATCTCGCTGTCATTCATCATCGGCGGGCTGGATAATTTCGGCGTGCAGTTGCTCAACCGGGAGCTTGAATTTAAGAAACCGGCTCTCTACGGATTGATCGTCAACGTGCTCAACGCCGTCATCGGTTTGATCCTCGTCCTCGTCATGCGAAATGTGTGGGCGTTGGTGATGTTTCACCTAGTCAGCTCAGTGACCACCGTCATCATGGGCTACCGACTCGCGCCTTATCGCCCGCGACTGGCGTTTGATGCAACGATCGCGAAAGAGGCGTTTCAGTTTGGGCGGCACATCTTTTTATCCAACATCTTGATCTATCTGGTCACGCAAGGCGACGATGCGTTTGTTGGCAAATTCCTAGGACTCACGGCGCTGGGATATTACACGCGAGCCTATTTTCTCTCCAACACGCCAGCGACGTACATCAGCCACCTGATTTCCTCAGTGACGTTGGCCGGCTATAGCCGATTGCAAGATGATCCGCTCCGGCTACGTTCAGTGTACATGAAAACCTTGAAGCTGGTCGCGCTGACGACGATTCCGCTTGGTCTCGGTTTGCTGCTGATGGCGGAGCCCATCGTCACGATTCTGTTTGGTCCGAGGTGGCTTCCGATTGTGCCGGCGGTTCAAGTGCTCTGCCTGTTCGGCATGCTGCGCGCGATTGTTGGCGTCAACGGCAGTCTGTTGATGGCTATTGGACGCTCCGATACGATCAGCAAAATCGGGCTCATTCAAGTTGTCGTCCTGGCGACATTCATCTATCCTTTGGCGTCCCGATTTGGTCTACTGGGCGTTTGTTGGGCAGTGGTGCTGTGCGCCGTCGCCAATTTGATCGCCAACATCTATTTTTTAAGAACGTGCACAGTGAATGGAGTGAAGCTATGGTCGAGATAA
- a CDS encoding O-antigen ligase family protein: MNALPQDTARAELRPMSDAHQVTLFDRLAFGGLVLACVASPWPFGSVEFYAIDVLAIWLLLLIGLWALHMAAIKKLVVRMTPILWVLLMLLALGLVQIVPLPFSPHRGLWQSHRISLDPSATLQAITKWSLLVGYFFLASQLLYTPRRLQILVNALIVVGLCVALVGIFNKLTFNGKILWFRPSDFARDAFGPFVNRNHFAGFMELILPLPLLLVLGRAVERDRWIVYGFSALVMGTAILLSGSRGGLMALVAQLLFLPILAQYAWSQRQQQQRGEISLRSGSWWRYVGGTALLVASIVIATWWIGAEPITSRLSLADQFNQSRPILQQRRPAIWKSSLNMIQAHAVFGVGAGAYPTVFPHYDASTGYFFVNAAHNDYIQGVAEMGIIGGLLGLAFLYSLARLIKRVLTVNDRWERSAGLAAAVGCIGLLAHSLVDFNLQITSNALVFLILVAILDTSQWRAGQAQTA; encoded by the coding sequence ATGAATGCCCTGCCTCAGGATACAGCACGAGCTGAGCTACGCCCGATGAGCGATGCTCATCAGGTCACCCTCTTTGACCGCCTGGCCTTTGGCGGACTCGTGTTGGCCTGCGTGGCGTCGCCGTGGCCGTTTGGCTCGGTGGAATTCTACGCCATTGATGTGTTGGCCATTTGGTTGTTGCTGCTCATAGGATTATGGGCGCTTCACATGGCAGCGATCAAGAAGCTGGTTGTGCGCATGACGCCGATCCTGTGGGTCTTGCTAATGCTGCTGGCGCTTGGGTTGGTGCAGATTGTTCCTCTGCCCTTTTCGCCTCATCGTGGGCTTTGGCAATCACACCGCATCAGTCTCGATCCGTCGGCCACGCTTCAAGCCATCACCAAGTGGAGCCTTCTGGTCGGCTACTTTTTTTTGGCAAGTCAGCTTCTCTACACGCCACGCCGGCTCCAGATTCTGGTCAATGCACTGATCGTGGTGGGCCTGTGTGTTGCCCTCGTGGGAATCTTCAATAAGCTGACCTTCAATGGCAAAATCCTATGGTTCCGTCCCAGCGATTTTGCCAGAGATGCTTTCGGCCCGTTTGTCAATCGCAATCATTTTGCTGGCTTCATGGAGCTGATCCTGCCGCTGCCGTTGCTGCTCGTTTTAGGCCGCGCAGTTGAGCGTGATCGTTGGATCGTCTACGGGTTCAGCGCGTTGGTGATGGGTACGGCGATTCTGTTGTCAGGCTCGCGCGGCGGGCTGATGGCATTGGTCGCCCAATTGCTCTTTCTGCCCATTCTGGCGCAATACGCCTGGTCACAACGTCAACAACAGCAGCGAGGAGAAATCAGCCTGCGCAGCGGAAGTTGGTGGCGCTACGTTGGTGGAACGGCGCTGCTGGTAGCATCCATCGTCATAGCGACGTGGTGGATTGGCGCTGAACCGATCACGAGCCGACTTTCGCTGGCCGACCAATTCAACCAATCACGACCGATCCTGCAACAAAGACGACCTGCCATCTGGAAAAGCTCGCTGAACATGATACAAGCGCATGCCGTGTTCGGCGTGGGTGCGGGCGCATATCCCACTGTGTTCCCCCATTACGACGCCTCGACCGGTTATTTCTTCGTCAATGCCGCTCATAACGATTACATTCAAGGAGTGGCTGAGATGGGCATCATCGGCGGGCTGCTTGGCCTAGCGTTTCTTTACTCTCTGGCCCGACTGATCAAACGGGTCCTAACGGTCAACGACCGGTGGGAACGCTCGGCTGGCCTGGCAGCGGCAGTCGGCTGCATTGGCCTGCTGGCGCATAGCCTGGTGGATTTCAACTTGCAGATCACGTCCAATGCGCTCGTCTTTCTGATCCTCGTGGCTATTCTCGACACGAGTCAGTGGAGAGCCGGCCAAGCCCAGACAGCCTAG